The following are from one region of the Thermoproteus uzoniensis 768-20 genome:
- a CDS encoding signal recognition particle protein Srp54, protein MRPLTELFSKLVEKIRGVEYIDEQTLQEISRELQRSLLKADVPLDMVRAFTDTAVRRIREERPPPGIPVKDFVIYVIYQELVKLLGGEAEPDLKLPKRPYVIMLLGVEGSGKTTTAAKIALFYIKRGLKVGVVETDTIRPAAYDQLKQLAERVGARFYGERDGNDAVGIARRGLEQMKGVDLVLVDTAGRHKNEQSLLEEVKAIYDAIKPDEVMLVVDATVGRQAAAQAEAFMKYVPIHSVAITKMDSTARGGGALAAVAKTGARVKFIGVGEGVDEIEPFSPRKFVARVLGMGDLETLVERVKAVFEEEEVLEELESGRLDLLTFKKQIDALLKLGPLSKVLELLPGTLASKISDEQIELSQKNLRRWRAILSSMTEEELRDPSILNASRIRRIAIGAGVTPKDVKDMLKVYESMKKMSKVLRRQYRLGARGVRLQ, encoded by the coding sequence GTGAGGCCGTTGACCGAGCTCTTCTCGAAGCTTGTCGAGAAGATAAGAGGCGTCGAGTACATCGACGAGCAGACGCTCCAGGAGATCTCGCGGGAGCTCCAGAGATCTCTGTTGAAGGCAGACGTGCCTCTGGATATGGTCAGGGCGTTCACAGACACAGCGGTTAGGCGCATAAGGGAGGAGAGGCCGCCGCCCGGCATACCCGTCAAGGACTTCGTGATTTACGTCATATATCAAGAGCTGGTCAAGCTCCTGGGCGGGGAGGCCGAGCCCGATCTAAAGCTCCCCAAGAGGCCGTACGTGATCATGTTGCTGGGGGTAGAGGGCAGCGGGAAGACCACCACTGCGGCGAAGATAGCGCTCTTCTATATAAAACGCGGCTTGAAAGTCGGCGTAGTTGAGACCGACACCATTAGGCCGGCCGCATACGACCAGCTAAAGCAACTGGCGGAGAGAGTGGGCGCCCGCTTCTACGGCGAGAGGGACGGCAACGACGCGGTGGGCATAGCCAGACGCGGCCTAGAGCAGATGAAGGGCGTAGACCTAGTCCTCGTTGACACGGCCGGCCGACACAAGAACGAGCAGTCGTTGCTGGAGGAGGTCAAGGCCATCTACGACGCCATAAAGCCCGACGAGGTGATGTTAGTGGTGGACGCCACCGTCGGCCGCCAAGCCGCGGCGCAGGCGGAGGCCTTCATGAAGTACGTGCCCATACACAGCGTCGCCATAACCAAGATGGACAGCACCGCCAGAGGCGGAGGCGCCCTGGCGGCCGTGGCCAAGACAGGCGCCAGGGTCAAGTTCATCGGAGTCGGAGAGGGCGTCGACGAGATCGAGCCCTTCAGCCCCAGGAAGTTCGTGGCGAGGGTGTTGGGCATGGGCGACCTGGAGACCTTGGTGGAGCGCGTCAAGGCGGTGTTCGAGGAGGAGGAAGTCTTGGAGGAGCTGGAGAGCGGGCGGCTCGACCTGCTCACCTTCAAGAAGCAGATAGATGCGTTGTTGAAGCTCGGGCCTCTGAGCAAGGTCCTCGAGCTCCTCCCCGGCACGCTCGCCTCCAAGATAAGCGATGAGCAGATAGAGCTCTCCCAGAAGAATTTAAGGAGATGGCGCGCCATCTTGAGCTCCATGACCGAGGAGGAGTTGAGGGACCCGAGCATACTCAACGCCTCCAGGATCAGGCGTATAGCCATAGGCGCCGGCGTGACGCCCAAGGACGTGAAGGACATGTTGAAGGTCTACGAGTCGATGAAGAAGATGTCCAAGGTGTTGCGGCGCCAGTACAGGCTCGGCGCCAGAGGCGTCCGCCTCCAATGA
- a CDS encoding tRNA pseudouridine(54/55) synthase Pus10 translates to MDPVERAREILRQYPLCDSCLGRLFASMGYGVENAERGRAIKTLLHMRLVYDYRNGVDVAEDLKALGRVHAPTRRFLASNGISVEEARCYICGGLLKDVEKYAESVAKALAEIDFGTFQVGSVVPRDMLEREREIVAKFGIETGESIKHEINRRIGRAVGELLRRPASKERPDVVATVNIIDGTVKVARNPLLLLGRYLKLSRVVSQGRLVPGASRTIEEVLDPVRARFGGSALVLHAAGREDSDVRMLGNGRPAVVEIKEPSKYRGDLSGLATEWVILSPLKPGTRNDVREMKAKSKTSIKLYRAVALSDKPISAEDLAKLKALEGAVVVQRTPRRIKRLSPRARRRRMVYNIEAYQIADRVIEVFVRCQGGLYVKEFINGDGGRTQPSVAETLGASLEVVELDVLDVE, encoded by the coding sequence GTGGATCCCGTCGAGAGGGCTAGGGAAATTCTGCGCCAGTATCCGCTATGCGACTCGTGTCTGGGCAGGCTATTCGCCTCGATGGGCTACGGCGTGGAGAACGCCGAGAGGGGCCGCGCCATAAAGACTCTGCTCCACATGAGGCTGGTGTACGACTACAGAAACGGCGTAGATGTCGCCGAGGATCTCAAGGCGCTCGGGAGAGTCCACGCGCCCACGAGGAGGTTCCTCGCCTCGAACGGCATAAGCGTCGAGGAGGCCCGTTGCTATATCTGCGGCGGCTTGCTCAAGGACGTGGAGAAGTACGCGGAGAGCGTGGCGAAGGCGTTGGCCGAGATAGACTTCGGGACGTTCCAGGTGGGGTCCGTGGTGCCGAGGGATATGTTGGAGCGGGAGCGGGAGATCGTGGCCAAATTCGGCATAGAGACGGGGGAATCCATAAAACACGAGATAAACAGGAGGATAGGAAGAGCCGTGGGGGAGCTTCTGAGGAGGCCGGCCAGCAAGGAGAGGCCCGACGTCGTGGCCACCGTGAATATAATCGACGGCACGGTCAAAGTCGCCAGAAACCCCCTCCTGTTGCTTGGGCGCTACCTCAAGCTGAGCCGCGTCGTGTCGCAGGGAAGGCTCGTGCCGGGCGCCTCGAGGACCATCGAGGAGGTGCTCGACCCCGTGCGGGCCAGGTTCGGGGGCTCTGCGTTGGTCCTCCACGCGGCGGGCCGCGAAGACTCCGACGTGAGGATGTTGGGCAACGGGAGGCCCGCTGTCGTCGAGATCAAGGAGCCGTCGAAGTATAGAGGGGATCTCTCCGGGCTCGCTACTGAATGGGTTATACTATCGCCGCTTAAGCCGGGCACCAGAAACGACGTAAGGGAGATGAAGGCCAAGTCGAAGACCAGCATAAAGCTCTACAGAGCAGTGGCGTTGTCCGACAAGCCCATCTCGGCCGAGGATCTAGCCAAGCTTAAGGCCCTCGAAGGCGCCGTGGTGGTCCAGCGGACTCCGAGGCGGATAAAGAGGTTGAGCCCGCGCGCCAGGAGGCGGAGGATGGTATACAATATCGAAGCGTACCAAATCGCCGACAGAGTCATCGAGGTATTTGTGAGGTGCCAAGGCGGTCTATACGTCAAGGAGTTCATAAACGGCGACGGCGGGCGGACGCAACCGAGCGTCGCCGAGACGCTTGGGGCCTCGCTCGAGGTGGTGGAGCTCGACGTGCTGGACGTCGAATAG
- a CDS encoding ABC transporter transmembrane domain-containing protein has protein sequence MRQIVKSARLHWKFYQEFLNNRYFNFGIGGATAAYILRAVASGMFIPFSLQEITNGLFNRSVGSMSHGLWLLALAGLIYATTEWLFRPFWVGIAQSIRLIKMRLVKGVAGGAARDNGDDIGKLVNDVDFVMWNVGGIINSMVPNLFTAAVAEVTVFEMSPILGLVGLIGLPFYVALLEHYVKNVEEARGLERKAYSESIHAASEYLAGRTSADAFTSAMDRWIRGISRNIHLDREYWSSSFAVGYAVPLITALIGVNYVNEGRLSVGSLVGTLTASLTMYTALVNAFWGICLLGQNAVAISRIFSIREASARRTLAPVQAAP, from the coding sequence ATGCGCCAAATAGTCAAAAGCGCCAGGCTACACTGGAAGTTTTACCAAGAATTCCTCAACAACAGATATTTCAACTTCGGCATCGGCGGGGCTACGGCTGCCTATATTCTCCGCGCGGTGGCCAGCGGCATGTTTATCCCGTTCTCGCTTCAGGAGATAACCAACGGGCTGTTCAACAGGTCCGTGGGGTCGATGAGCCACGGCTTGTGGCTCCTGGCCCTTGCAGGTCTGATATACGCAACGACCGAGTGGCTGTTCCGGCCGTTTTGGGTCGGCATTGCCCAATCAATCCGCCTCATAAAAATGCGCTTGGTCAAGGGCGTGGCTGGAGGCGCGGCGCGCGACAACGGAGACGATATAGGTAAACTGGTGAACGACGTCGACTTCGTCATGTGGAACGTAGGCGGTATAATAAACTCCATGGTGCCGAACCTCTTCACGGCCGCCGTCGCCGAGGTGACCGTATTCGAGATGAGCCCGATTCTAGGCCTCGTGGGACTGATAGGGCTCCCCTTCTACGTGGCGCTGTTGGAGCACTACGTCAAGAACGTCGAGGAGGCCAGAGGCCTCGAGAGGAAGGCCTACAGCGAGAGCATCCACGCGGCCTCGGAATATCTCGCCGGAAGGACCAGCGCGGATGCCTTCACATCCGCCATGGATAGGTGGATCAGGGGAATCAGTAGGAACATCCACCTAGATAGAGAGTACTGGTCCTCCTCGTTCGCCGTGGGCTACGCCGTGCCTCTAATAACAGCGCTTATAGGCGTCAACTACGTCAACGAGGGGCGGCTCAGCGTGGGGTCCCTGGTAGGGACTCTCACGGCGTCGCTCACCATGTACACCGCGCTCGTCAACGCCTTCTGGGGCATATGTCTGCTCGGCCAAAACGCGGTGGCTATAAGCAGGATCTTCTCGATCAGAGAGGCCAGCGCCCGGAGAACTCTAGCTCCCGTCCAAGCCGCTCCTTGA
- a CDS encoding ornithine cyclodeaminase family protein translates to MTLFITEGEVDQLLSFREAIEAVEEGFRLLAEGQAVNLPRRRAIVKGAVLHVLQGVVLGKYGVAGLKTYLSTREGARFAVLLFDVAGGDLLAIIEADRLGQKRTGAASAVATRHMAARFQGTLGIVGSGRQARAQFEALVEVFKPSLVKIFSRNRERARAFVEFVRGRGYDAALADDYRSVSDVDVLVTATNSAEPFIRGEYLRPGVHVNAIGSNWANRAELAPDAVAKADVIAVDDLTQAREEAGDLIMAGALDRAVPLADIVAGKARGRPDESSITLFKSLGIAVEDLVVAKVVYDKAVKERLGRELEFSGRWPL, encoded by the coding sequence ATGACCCTCTTCATAACAGAGGGTGAGGTCGATCAGTTGTTGAGCTTCAGGGAGGCGATAGAGGCGGTCGAGGAGGGGTTCAGGCTTTTGGCGGAGGGCCAGGCGGTCAATTTGCCTAGGCGTAGGGCTATCGTGAAAGGCGCCGTCCTCCACGTCTTGCAGGGCGTGGTGTTGGGGAAGTACGGAGTGGCTGGGTTGAAGACCTACCTAAGCACTAGGGAGGGCGCTAGATTCGCGGTCTTGCTCTTCGATGTAGCTGGCGGCGATCTGCTGGCTATAATCGAGGCGGATAGGCTCGGCCAGAAGAGGACCGGGGCGGCCTCCGCTGTGGCCACTAGGCATATGGCGGCCCGTTTCCAGGGAACGCTCGGCATAGTGGGTTCGGGCAGACAGGCGAGGGCCCAGTTCGAGGCGCTCGTCGAGGTCTTCAAGCCGTCTCTCGTCAAGATATTCAGCAGGAATAGAGAGAGGGCTAGAGCCTTTGTAGAGTTCGTGAGGGGCAGGGGCTACGACGCGGCGCTGGCCGACGACTACAGATCGGTGAGCGACGTAGACGTGTTGGTCACGGCGACGAACTCGGCAGAGCCCTTCATAAGGGGGGAGTACCTACGGCCCGGGGTCCACGTAAACGCCATAGGGAGCAACTGGGCGAATAGAGCGGAGCTGGCGCCGGACGCCGTGGCGAAGGCCGACGTGATAGCCGTGGACGACCTGACCCAGGCGCGGGAGGAGGCGGGGGACCTAATCATGGCGGGGGCCCTCGACAGAGCTGTGCCTCTAGCCGATATAGTGGCCGGAAAGGCGCGCGGGCGGCCCGACGAGAGCTCCATAACTCTGTTCAAGTCGTTGGGCATAGCTGTCGAGGATTTAGTCGTCGCCAAGGTGGTCTACGACAAGGCGGTCAAGGAGCGGCTTGGACGGGAGCTAGAGTTCTCCGGGCGCTGGCCTCTCTGA
- a CDS encoding DUF981 family protein, with the protein MPLFMDPLDLWLDVLGTTLLATAYWLYLNFASKASSAVKLAFNKAFGYFYIALGVYALASGLWATATWPFPSSYNLIFSDAWPIFGVALILLGLTSNRIGVEALGEDGLYYLRGALVGVAALSLAPFVYSFDIWKYGLTNEPPLAGLLFFAVGLAGLLSPLLTFKKAARGVAYLLMLLLVIGGLISLFIGVSAIFAHTAAWKAWAPWYGAH; encoded by the coding sequence ATGCCGCTGTTTATGGACCCGCTAGATCTGTGGCTGGACGTATTGGGCACGACCCTATTGGCCACCGCCTATTGGCTCTATCTGAATTTCGCCTCTAAGGCTTCCTCAGCCGTCAAGCTGGCCTTTAACAAGGCATTCGGGTACTTCTACATAGCCTTGGGCGTGTACGCCTTGGCGAGCGGTCTATGGGCCACGGCCACCTGGCCGTTTCCCAGCTCCTACAACCTGATATTCTCCGACGCCTGGCCGATCTTCGGCGTAGCGCTGATACTCCTCGGCCTCACGAGCAATAGGATAGGCGTGGAGGCCCTCGGCGAGGACGGCCTCTACTATCTGAGAGGGGCACTCGTGGGCGTCGCCGCGCTGTCCCTAGCGCCGTTCGTCTACTCCTTCGATATATGGAAGTACGGGCTGACTAACGAGCCGCCTCTAGCCGGCCTGCTCTTCTTCGCCGTGGGCTTAGCCGGGCTGTTAAGCCCGCTCCTCACGTTCAAGAAGGCGGCGAGGGGCGTCGCCTACCTGCTCATGTTGCTATTGGTTATAGGCGGTTTGATATCCTTGTTCATAGGCGTCTCGGCCATATTCGCACACACGGCGGCTTGGAAGGCCTGGGCTCCTTGGTACGGCGCCCACTAA
- the thiI gene encoding tRNA uracil 4-sulfurtransferase ThiI — protein MVVLVRYSEVAIKRGSTRREMERLLVRAIREAAAGCGKVKFRLEPGRIFVYGDDGCVAKAAARVFGVKSTSPAAEYVFTDLADLAAKVAARWRDIVAGRKFAVRAHRAGTHPFTSRDIAAKVGEILAAAGGSVDLERPEVEIFVEVRGDRAYTYNEIYEGPGGLPLGSEGKVLALVSGGIDSPVAAWYMMRRGAYVDVLYCNLGGVLTEAAALRVIDKLLEWSYGYDAKVLVADCAPVADAIRRYVDHHLWSIAFKRALYKLAERAARLVKAEALVTGESLGQVSSQTLQALSAVEMGIDLPVFRPLIGLDKEEIAKMAQRIGTYDLSVSVPEYCGIFSREPRRWASRGEIEAIDLYLADVVEEVLRNIRIVKRSELKSAIASLAPSVEGLVVDRVPEGAVVVDLRDQEAYLKWHVPGAVRVELDRVFDFVERMGRDKTYVFYCYQGALSADVAERLRRSGYRAYSLRLK, from the coding sequence GTGGTAGTTTTGGTGAGGTACAGCGAGGTGGCGATCAAGCGGGGGTCTACCCGGAGGGAGATGGAGAGGTTGCTCGTCAGAGCTATCAGGGAGGCCGCCGCCGGGTGCGGCAAGGTCAAGTTTAGGCTGGAGCCAGGGAGGATATTCGTCTACGGAGACGACGGATGTGTGGCGAAGGCCGCGGCGCGGGTGTTCGGGGTCAAGTCGACGAGCCCGGCGGCCGAGTATGTATTTACAGATCTGGCGGATCTCGCGGCAAAGGTAGCGGCCCGCTGGAGGGATATAGTGGCCGGGAGGAAGTTCGCCGTGAGGGCTCATAGGGCCGGGACGCATCCCTTCACGTCGAGAGACATCGCGGCTAAAGTGGGGGAGATCTTGGCGGCCGCCGGCGGCTCCGTCGACTTGGAGCGGCCGGAGGTGGAGATATTCGTCGAGGTTAGGGGAGATCGGGCCTACACGTACAACGAGATCTACGAAGGCCCCGGCGGACTCCCTCTGGGGTCTGAGGGCAAGGTCCTGGCGCTAGTGTCGGGGGGAATAGACTCCCCTGTGGCCGCCTGGTATATGATGCGTAGAGGGGCCTACGTCGACGTGCTCTACTGCAACCTCGGCGGTGTCTTGACGGAGGCCGCCGCCTTGAGGGTGATAGACAAGCTGTTGGAGTGGTCGTACGGCTACGACGCCAAGGTGTTGGTGGCCGACTGCGCCCCCGTGGCCGACGCCATACGCAGATATGTGGACCACCATTTGTGGTCCATAGCGTTTAAACGGGCGTTGTACAAGCTCGCCGAGAGGGCCGCAAGGCTCGTCAAGGCCGAGGCCCTGGTCACGGGCGAATCCCTCGGCCAAGTGTCGTCCCAGACTCTCCAGGCGCTTTCGGCAGTGGAGATGGGGATAGACCTGCCGGTGTTTAGGCCTCTGATAGGGCTGGACAAGGAGGAGATAGCCAAGATGGCGCAGAGGATAGGCACCTACGACCTATCCGTGTCCGTCCCGGAGTACTGCGGGATATTCTCGAGAGAGCCCAGGAGGTGGGCCTCCAGAGGTGAGATAGAGGCGATAGACCTCTACCTGGCCGACGTGGTCGAGGAGGTCTTGAGGAATATAAGGATAGTGAAGAGATCGGAGCTTAAGTCTGCGATAGCCAGTCTGGCCCCCAGCGTAGAGGGCCTGGTCGTGGACAGGGTGCCCGAGGGCGCCGTCGTGGTGGATCTCAGAGACCAGGAGGCGTACCTCAAGTGGCACGTGCCGGGCGCCGTCCGCGTCGAGCTCGACAGAGTCTTTGACTTCGTCGAGAGGATGGGCAGAGACAAGACCTACGTCTTCTACTGCTACCAAGGGGCTCTGAGCGCAGATGTGGCCGAACGTCTAAGGAGATCGGGCTATAGGGCGTACAGCTTGAGGCTCAAGTAA
- a CDS encoding DUF1854 domain-containing protein: MAEVESDLTHELRPGAERVVLTEKELSVVRNGEILYRVDLGRIKRAYVEDGIGLAKLVVELDDGSSVEAAYFTKRKLVQFRALAKAINLRRAEAALVEDQASGPVRRGSSRTLLWLFSHMAPYKYRLALGVALSLAITALNLVPPYMLKVLIDQVLLSPSRDEGLFVRLTLLLVAAYASVSLLSMAQNYVLNTVGQRVVNDLRGKLYSKVLRLSPSVVDKISTGRILSRLTTDAGNAQWLMVWGLPTLLVNTLTLIGIGVILFSMDPRLAVYVLVPVPLIVYLLVHYRRVSRLLYHRNWRRSADMTSAASDVVPNYAIVKAYSREGYETSRFWRILDRLYESQRDVAAMNSLHWPPIGFLTSLATVMIWWFGGNQVIAGNIELGVLTAFVSYMAQFYGPINNLSNIIPFIQQAITSGERLREIMEAEEEPQGGDKKPSLRGPIEFRGVWFGYEPLTPVLKNINLRIERGQKVALVGRSGSGKTSIAKLLLKMYQPAEGSIYINGVDIREIDTSYLRRRIAYVSQEVLLFDDTVANNVAYGADGKIGPYDILKACWLAKVHDDIMKMPLAYDTPLGERGSYLSGGQRQRISLARALVKDPDIFIFDEATSNLDALTEKEVFSTILGVVGDRTAIFITHSPVEALAADKVVVMRDGEIVEQGAPAELLIKGGEFSRMFSEYAEAAASMWSRRQETAPPPILKSPKVAPGSRRSYVKLDGVAGECRPTLPFPVSHRHFVLLDCGGRQYIIEDYTTLDEESRTALERAIGANVLVPRITSIKSVDIKGDELVWDVETEIGRRIVSTRGRRNVMVMDGSVVLIDVYENAYVIEVDKLDARSRYWLDKVV, encoded by the coding sequence GTGGCCGAGGTCGAGTCGGATTTAACGCATGAGCTGAGGCCCGGCGCCGAGCGCGTGGTGCTGACGGAGAAGGAGCTGTCTGTGGTGAGGAACGGCGAGATTCTGTATAGGGTAGACCTAGGCCGGATCAAGAGGGCCTATGTGGAGGATGGGATAGGCCTGGCGAAGCTCGTCGTCGAGCTGGACGACGGGTCGTCGGTCGAGGCGGCCTACTTCACTAAGAGGAAGCTGGTGCAGTTCAGGGCTTTGGCCAAGGCGATAAACTTGAGGAGGGCCGAGGCGGCGCTCGTCGAGGATCAGGCCAGCGGGCCCGTGCGGCGCGGCTCCAGCCGGACTCTTCTGTGGCTGTTCTCCCACATGGCGCCGTACAAGTACAGGCTGGCTCTCGGCGTGGCTCTCTCGCTCGCGATCACCGCGTTGAACTTAGTGCCGCCCTACATGCTCAAGGTGCTTATAGACCAAGTACTGCTCTCGCCCAGCCGCGACGAGGGGCTGTTCGTGAGGCTGACCTTGTTGTTGGTGGCCGCATATGCGTCGGTGTCGTTGCTGTCCATGGCCCAGAACTACGTCCTCAACACAGTCGGGCAGAGGGTGGTCAACGACCTCAGAGGCAAGCTGTACTCCAAGGTACTGCGCCTGAGCCCCTCCGTGGTCGACAAGATCTCGACTGGCAGGATACTGTCCAGGCTGACCACCGACGCGGGCAACGCGCAGTGGCTCATGGTGTGGGGCCTTCCGACCCTTCTCGTGAACACGCTTACGCTGATAGGCATAGGGGTGATACTGTTCTCCATGGACCCCCGCCTAGCTGTCTACGTCCTCGTACCTGTACCCCTTATAGTGTACCTACTCGTACACTATAGACGCGTGTCCAGGCTTCTCTACCACAGAAACTGGCGGAGGAGCGCCGATATGACTTCGGCCGCCTCAGACGTGGTCCCGAACTACGCGATAGTCAAGGCGTACTCCAGAGAGGGCTACGAGACTTCTAGGTTCTGGCGTATACTGGACAGGCTCTACGAGTCGCAACGCGACGTGGCTGCCATGAACTCGTTGCACTGGCCGCCGATAGGCTTCCTCACCTCCCTAGCGACGGTGATGATCTGGTGGTTCGGAGGCAATCAAGTCATAGCCGGCAATATAGAGCTCGGCGTCCTCACCGCGTTCGTGTCCTACATGGCCCAGTTCTACGGGCCCATAAACAACCTCAGCAATATAATACCGTTCATCCAGCAAGCTATAACCTCGGGCGAGAGGCTTAGGGAGATCATGGAGGCAGAGGAGGAGCCCCAGGGCGGCGACAAGAAGCCGTCCCTGAGAGGGCCCATAGAGTTTAGAGGGGTCTGGTTCGGCTACGAGCCTCTAACGCCTGTCTTGAAGAACATAAATTTGAGGATAGAGAGGGGCCAGAAAGTCGCCTTGGTTGGGAGAAGCGGCTCGGGCAAGACGTCTATAGCCAAACTGTTGCTCAAGATGTACCAGCCCGCCGAGGGCTCAATATACATAAACGGCGTGGATATAAGGGAGATAGACACGTCGTATCTACGGCGCAGGATCGCCTACGTGTCCCAGGAGGTGTTGCTCTTCGACGACACCGTGGCCAACAACGTGGCCTACGGCGCCGACGGGAAGATAGGCCCCTACGACATACTTAAGGCTTGTTGGCTGGCGAAGGTCCACGACGACATAATGAAGATGCCGCTCGCCTACGACACTCCCTTAGGCGAGAGGGGATCTTACCTATCGGGCGGCCAGAGGCAGAGGATCTCGTTAGCCAGAGCCCTCGTGAAGGACCCCGACATATTCATATTCGACGAAGCTACCTCGAACCTAGACGCCTTAACCGAGAAGGAGGTCTTCTCCACCATACTAGGCGTAGTCGGCGACAGGACGGCCATCTTCATAACGCACTCGCCGGTGGAGGCGCTGGCGGCCGACAAGGTGGTGGTCATGCGCGACGGGGAGATCGTCGAGCAGGGCGCGCCGGCAGAGCTCTTGATTAAGGGCGGCGAGTTCAGCAGAATGTTCAGCGAATACGCTGAGGCGGCGGCCTCCATGTGGTCTAGGAGACAGGAGACGGCTCCGCCCCCTATCTTGAAATCGCCCAAGGTAGCGCCGGGATCTAGGCGTAGCTACGTCAAGCTAGACGGCGTGGCCGGCGAGTGTAGGCCCACGTTGCCGTTCCCCGTGAGCCACAGACATTTCGTGTTGTTGGACTGCGGCGGGCGCCAATACATAATAGAGGACTACACAACGCTGGACGAGGAATCGAGGACGGCGTTGGAGAGGGCTATAGGCGCCAACGTCTTGGTGCCCCGCATAACGTCGATAAAGTCGGTGGACATAAAGGGGGACGAGCTCGTGTGGGATGTGGAGACCGAGATAGGCCGCCGCATCGTCTCGACAAGAGGCAGGAGGAACGTCATGGTGATGGACGGCTCCGTGGTGTTGATAGACGTGTACGAAAACGCCTATGTGATAGAGGTCGACAAGCTCGACGCGCGGAGCAGATACTGGCTGGACAAAGTGGTTTAA
- a CDS encoding MFS transporter: MDHRRAILFNSVLGSFMASMNVSALVIALPAIFRGIGIDPFSPLGFMSMLWLILAYPFTIAVLVAIAGRLSDMYGKGRAFTLGAAVFTAASLLLGLTPGTGAVAALQMIIYRAVQGVGGALMFSNSAAIIADVFPPSERGVAQGIVGISFSAGSLVGLLAGGALAVIDWRLVFLANVPFGVLNTWWSYNVVYRVSPGTGRVVVDWAGAAVLAAALFLFLMGLALSTVPYDGHMLGWSAPYVWALLAGGAALLAALIPLERRSRTPMLRLDLFSNKQFSFGVFSAFLLFLAQGANVFVLSIFLQAVYLPMGGMPYELTPLWAGIYLTPSSLASAVFAPIGGKLVNKFGARAVATAGAALMGLGFEMLSALPLSFHYALFAFIIALIGAGTGLFMSPNLVSVLSAVPSSTRSAASGVRAMLQNIGTLLSFAVFITLIVAGSAASLGPSIYNALVNAGVPPSSARLLLSTPPIVAFFAAFLGYNPMATLVSLNHVQLSQAVYSAITEPQFFAGAVAPALADGFHYAYHLAAAFAFAAALLSALRGREVFVE; encoded by the coding sequence GTGGATCACAGACGGGCCATACTGTTCAACAGCGTTCTGGGCTCCTTCATGGCCAGCATGAACGTATCGGCTCTAGTCATAGCGCTCCCGGCGATCTTTAGAGGAATAGGAATAGACCCGTTCTCGCCGCTGGGGTTTATGTCCATGTTATGGCTGATATTGGCCTACCCCTTCACCATCGCCGTCTTGGTGGCCATAGCTGGCCGCTTGTCCGATATGTACGGCAAGGGGAGGGCATTCACCTTAGGCGCCGCCGTGTTCACCGCGGCGTCGCTACTGCTCGGCTTGACCCCGGGCACGGGCGCCGTAGCCGCCCTCCAGATGATTATATATAGGGCCGTGCAAGGTGTCGGCGGCGCCTTGATGTTCAGCAACAGCGCCGCCATAATTGCCGACGTCTTTCCGCCCAGCGAGAGGGGAGTAGCCCAAGGGATCGTGGGCATCTCCTTCTCGGCCGGCTCCCTCGTTGGGCTTCTAGCCGGCGGCGCGCTCGCCGTAATCGACTGGAGGCTTGTCTTCCTCGCGAACGTGCCCTTCGGCGTCCTCAACACGTGGTGGTCCTACAACGTCGTATACCGCGTGTCGCCGGGCACGGGCAGAGTTGTGGTCGACTGGGCAGGCGCCGCCGTCCTGGCCGCCGCGCTTTTCCTATTCCTCATGGGGCTCGCCCTCTCCACCGTGCCCTACGACGGCCATATGTTGGGCTGGAGCGCCCCCTACGTCTGGGCTCTGCTGGCCGGCGGGGCGGCGCTCTTAGCCGCGTTGATACCCCTCGAGCGGAGATCCCGGACGCCCATGTTACGCCTCGATCTCTTCTCGAACAAGCAGTTCTCCTTCGGCGTGTTCAGCGCCTTCCTGCTCTTCCTGGCCCAGGGAGCCAACGTCTTCGTGCTGTCCATCTTCCTCCAGGCCGTCTACCTCCCCATGGGCGGCATGCCCTACGAGCTGACGCCTCTATGGGCCGGGATCTACCTAACGCCGAGCAGCTTGGCAAGCGCCGTGTTCGCCCCAATCGGCGGCAAGCTCGTCAACAAGTTCGGCGCTAGGGCCGTCGCCACCGCGGGGGCCGCGTTGATGGGCTTAGGCTTCGAGATGCTGTCGGCGTTGCCCCTCTCCTTCCACTACGCACTCTTCGCGTTCATAATAGCGCTCATAGGCGCCGGCACCGGCCTCTTCATGAGCCCCAACCTCGTCTCGGTACTGAGCGCGGTGCCCTCGTCAACAAGGTCGGCGGCCTCCGGCGTCAGGGCCATGTTGCAGAACATAGGCACGCTCTTGAGCTTCGCCGTCTTCATAACGTTGATAGTGGCGGGCTCCGCCGCGTCGTTGGGGCCCAGCATATACAACGCGTTGGTCAACGCCGGCGTTCCGCCCAGCTCGGCGCGGCTTCTGCTCTCCACGCCGCCGATAGTGGCGTTCTTCGCCGCTTTTCTCGGCTACAACCCGATGGCCACGTTGGTCTCCCTCAACCACGTACAGCTTAGCCAAGCCGTCTACTCGGCGATAACCGAGCCGCAGTTCTTCGCCGGCGCCGTGGCGCCCGCGCTCGCCGACGGGTTCCACTACGCCTACCACCTCGCCGCGGCGTTCGCATTCGCCGCCGCGCTCCTCTCAGCCCTAAGAGGCAGAGAGGTGTTCGTGGAGTGA